The following are from one region of the Simiduia agarivorans SA1 = DSM 21679 genome:
- a CDS encoding beta-ketoacyl-ACP synthase produces the protein MNRVVVTGLQAITPIGNDWNSVSANLRAGRTGIRYMPDWDKYNGLITRLGGPAEFETPAHYTRKMVRSMGRVAIMATRATELALEQAGLLKDPAIQDGSMGIAYGSSAGSTSAFVDFGRMLIEEDTGGLNANSYIKMMAHTAPVNVGVFFGLKGRVYTTSSACTSGSQGIGLAYEAIRAGQQRWMVAGGAEELCATQAAVFDTLFATSTRNDKPEATPRPFDRDRDGLVIGEGAGSLILESLESAEARGATIYAEVVGFGTNSDGLHVTQPNTETMEQAMRLALVDAGLKPSDIGYISAHGTATDRGDVAESQASARLFGDTVPISAMKSYTGHTLGACGAIEAWAAIHQMNEGWFHPTCNLQHPDPQCGALDYIRDECRAIDCDYVMSNNFAFGGINTSLIFKRWRA, from the coding sequence ATGAATCGTGTTGTTGTAACCGGCTTGCAAGCCATTACGCCCATTGGCAATGACTGGAACAGTGTGTCTGCCAATCTTCGTGCCGGCCGCACCGGTATCCGCTACATGCCCGATTGGGACAAATACAACGGCCTTATCACGCGCTTGGGCGGCCCGGCGGAATTCGAAACCCCCGCCCACTACACCCGCAAAATGGTGCGCAGTATGGGCCGGGTGGCCATTATGGCAACCCGCGCCACTGAACTGGCATTGGAGCAAGCGGGCCTGTTGAAGGACCCTGCGATTCAGGATGGCTCCATGGGGATTGCCTATGGTTCGTCCGCCGGCTCGACGTCGGCGTTTGTGGATTTTGGTCGCATGCTGATTGAGGAAGACACCGGTGGGCTGAACGCCAACTCCTATATCAAGATGATGGCTCATACCGCGCCTGTGAATGTGGGTGTGTTTTTTGGACTGAAAGGTCGGGTTTACACCACCTCCAGTGCCTGTACCTCGGGCAGTCAAGGCATTGGTCTGGCGTACGAAGCGATTCGCGCCGGTCAGCAACGGTGGATGGTGGCGGGTGGTGCCGAAGAGTTATGCGCCACTCAAGCGGCGGTGTTTGACACCTTGTTTGCCACCAGTACCCGTAACGACAAACCAGAAGCCACGCCGCGGCCATTTGACCGGGATCGCGACGGCCTGGTCATTGGCGAAGGCGCCGGCAGTCTGATTCTGGAGTCGCTGGAGTCGGCCGAAGCGCGCGGGGCCACCATTTATGCTGAGGTGGTGGGCTTTGGCACCAATTCCGACGGCTTACATGTCACCCAGCCCAATACCGAGACGATGGAGCAGGCCATGCGCCTGGCGCTGGTCGACGCCGGACTGAAACCGTCGGATATTGGCTACATCTCAGCCCACGGCACGGCCACGGACCGAGGCGATGTGGCGGAATCGCAAGCCTCTGCGCGCCTGTTTGGTGATACTGTGCCTATCAGTGCCATGAAGAGTTATACCGGGCACACACTCGGTGCCTGCGGTGCCATCGAAGCCTGGGCGGCAATCCATCAGATGAATGAAGGTTGGTTTCACCCCACTTGCAATCTGCAACACCCGGATCCGCAATGTGGCGCCCTCGATTATATCCGCGACGAGTGCCGGGCCATTGACTGCGACTATGTCATGTCCAACAACTTTGCCTTTGGCGGTATCAACACCTCGTTGATATTCAAACGCTGGCGGGCTTGA
- a CDS encoding YceI family protein, with amino-acid sequence MFVRVLLLVSGLWAGLAHAGLTLDGSRSSLHLVSTKNAAIAEVHHFTALNGSLSAQGDVRVDIQAESLVTHIDIRDQRMKEHLLEVAKFPVLSITAKVDMVAVNALAAGEQIQFEQTIAVTLHGAEKSYQLPLRVTRLADGAIQATTIAPLVVNLADFQLLAGVDQLKALAKLNSIATQIPVVASFTFKDSKPR; translated from the coding sequence ATGTTTGTGCGTGTCTTATTACTTGTGAGTGGCCTTTGGGCGGGGTTGGCTCACGCCGGCCTTACGCTCGATGGTTCACGTTCGTCTCTTCATTTGGTGTCCACTAAAAACGCCGCCATTGCTGAAGTTCATCATTTTACTGCGCTCAACGGCTCGCTGTCGGCCCAGGGTGACGTCAGGGTCGATATTCAGGCGGAAAGTCTGGTGACCCACATTGACATCCGCGATCAGCGGATGAAAGAGCACCTGCTGGAAGTTGCCAAATTTCCTGTGCTGAGCATCACCGCTAAAGTGGATATGGTAGCGGTAAACGCACTCGCTGCCGGTGAGCAGATTCAATTCGAGCAGACCATTGCCGTTACCTTGCACGGCGCCGAAAAAAGCTACCAGCTGCCTTTGCGTGTTACCCGCTTGGCAGACGGTGCCATTCAGGCCACAACGATCGCACCGCTGGTGGTCAATCTTGCGGACTTCCAGTTATTGGCTGGGGTTGATCAGTTGAAGGCGCTGGCGAAGTTGAATTCCATTGCCACGCAAATTCCCGTTGTAGCCAGCTTTACTTTCAAGGATTCCAAACCCCGCTAA